The following DNA comes from Populus trichocarpa isolate Nisqually-1 chromosome 19, P.trichocarpa_v4.1, whole genome shotgun sequence.
TGCAAGTGGGCACctagtttatataaaatacataagCATCGGGGCAGAGCTAGGATTATTTGTTTGGGggctaaaattaatataacaaaatataatatttattttaatgtattgtacatgagttgtaaaaaaaaacctgcataatttaattttattcaaataacttactataaaaatataatgaccTTTATATAAGGTAAAAGGTTCGAAGCAATatcaaattgagtcaaagcaatgaagttaatttcatcttcataatatatccatcactttaatgttgttggtctttatacctatcaaatataaacatacaaagtatataaaaaacattagttaaagcgaagcattatttatgtttgataaactttgaaataaaacaaaaaagaataaagaatgattcttacatatttattttaattatactcgtcgttctttcatataatagaaattatcgattatcatatcaattatgaatctttcagcaatttctttttctacatagacaatcaaataatttgcaagaaaatcatcctccattCGATTGCGAAgtcttattttaacaattttcatCGCTGAAAAAGCTCGTTCAGTAGTTGCTGTTGAAACAGTAAGAGTAAAAAAAAGTCGAATCAACCTATCAACTAGTCTAATGAGACTGAAATCGACGAGGATGTTTTTTTACCAGTCAGCAGATATTCGACATCAAAGGTTGATATGGCCCCAGGTTAATGTATGCCCtttaaatttcatcttgttgattaacTGGGTATTCCCAAATTTGAGGACGATTGCTTGGATCTCTAATTAAATGAGCAATGTCGATCATAGTAAGAGGTTGCTCACTAATCAACTCAGGTTCTTTGTAAACTGAAGCGCATTGGGGCTGCTCAACTATAACTTTAACATTACACATTGGAGTTGGTTCACTAGACagtgagttatcaatatttttttttcaaaaaaagaaacaattcttcttattttattcatggttcagtctaaaatcaaaacatatatcgtgagaaaaaattgataattttggtggatttgctaaaaacaaaacataaaaaatccaagtataatcaaaacaaaccaataaaatatatctaattaattagaaaaaaatcactataacaagaattcaaaaaacaattggtaaaactagcagatctgagaaaaaatgaagcaaagatggtagaattataaaaaaaatctcatcaaattatttacaaacatcttaaaacaaaacaaaaatagattttaaatttaagttaccttgttttgtttgatgaaagataaattaattggtgGCTCTGCTTCAATCTTTCCGCAGAAAATTTTTTCTTgcgatttgtatttttatttctgtttttgacCGGTTGCAAGATTAGGGCTGtgcaaaataattcaaaaaaaataaaaaaaaagtcacactTAATTACTGTAAGAAGGCCcacctctttaaaataaaaaaccttctCCACACTTAAttatccaataataaaaaaataaattaaaatgtcttGCAAGTGGGGGCTCGGGCCCTACTTGCCCCCCTTTACTTCCGCCTCTGTAAGCATCCAGGTATTTAAGAGAGGTTAATTGATGTTCATTaagaccctgtttgtttttgcgtttcaaaagcgtttaaagaaaataaattttttttatttttttctttgcttcaaattaatatttttttggtgtttttatatcattttgatgcgctgatatcaaaaataattttaaaaaaataaaaaaatatattattttgatacatttctaaataaaaaatactttgaaaagcaactacaaccacactctcaaatagACTTTTAACTCAGGAAAGGGAAAATTGTAATTATTGCTTATTTAAATTTAACAGATTCATCGGCCATGACAGGTTACCGTTGCCATTGACAAGTTCATTGGccaacattttttcttcttcgtcttGTTTGCTGATGCAAAACACAGGTCAACTGTTCTTATGATCTGTTGGTAAGTCTTTCTGGATCATGCGTCTTctttatttaagattatatatACGAGTTTGATAAGTTTGTTTCATGAACATATTAATTCTTCCATCTGTAATTCGTTTTGCTCACCTAGTTACTGTTCTTTCAATGAAAGTATAGCAAGCTAGCATTGGTAGCAAGTGACAGTGATCAAATTAAGATAGTTCATATCAAATTAAGCTAGTATATATCCATCGTTAAGAGTTTGAGGAATTTTCTGATAAATATATGTTGTGTGGATTCTTGTACTATTAGACTTCAATTTCTCTTAACGAATGTTCAGCTGTTGAAGTGGGTGCTCTTTGTATGTCTTTAGGAGAAAAAGGAGAGCAGTTATTGATTTCGATTCTTAGTGATTGAGGAAGACACGATCTTGTAACTGTCTGATATGGCATCTTCATCTGCTGTTGCTCATAAATGGAAGTATGATGTGTTCCTTAGTTTTAGAGGCAAGGATACGCGCAATAATTTTACCAGCCATCTCTATGATGCTTTGTGTCGTAAGAAAATCAAGACCTTCATTGATGATAGGCTTGAAAGAGGAGGAGAAATTACCCCTGCCCTTCTAAAAACGATTGAAGAATCTAGAATTTCTGTAGTAATATTCTCCAAGAACTATGCATCTTCTCCGTGGTGTGTGGATGAACTGGTGAAAATACTTGAATGCAAAGAGACTTATGGGCAGATTGTTTTACCGGTCTTCTATCATGTGAACCCATCTGATGTTGATGAACAGACTGGGAGTTTTGGAAATGCATTTGCCGagcttgaaaaaaatttcaaggggAAGATGGACAAGGTGCCAAGGTGGAGGGCTGACTTGACAAATGCAGCCAGTATATCTGGATGGGATTCACAGGTTACTAGGTAACTATAGATTCTCATCTTCAACCTTTTTTTCTGGaattatagcaattaaaatttatttataacaatTAAGATTTCTTGTgcatattatagtttttttctctcctgtAAATCAATTGTGCTTCTAATTAGTTCATAGTACTTGTTGCTTCAAAAGGCACAAGTCTGTTCTGTTTTTTTGTGGAAAACTAACTTCCATCAACAGCCAATGGACTTCCACCTTAATGGAAACCTCACCTTTGACaacattttcttataataaaaaaaaaatcactggaGCAAATTATCTGGAAGATGCTTACATTCAccattttcttaatttgcttACATTacttacatttttttcttaaagatacAATTTGAGTTAAGGAtgcttctttcattttttgcaGTCCGGAGTCCAAACTAGTAACAGATGTTGTGCAAACTATCTGGAAAAGGTTAAATCGTGCATCCCCAAGCAAATTAAGAGGTCTGGTTGGAGCAGATTCACGCATTGAGCAAATCAACAAATTACTATCTATTGTGCCATCTGATGTCCGCACAATAGGAATTTGGGGCATGGGTGGTATAGGCAAGACAACCATCGCTGGAGCTTTCTACGATAGCTTCTCAAGTCAATATGAAGGCCACCACTTTCTTCCGAACATAAGGCAGGAATCAGAAAAGGGTCGATTAAATGATCTACGAGATGAACTTCTTTCTAAACTACTGGAGGAAGAAAATCTTCGTGTTGGCACACCACATATACCTACTTTCATCAGGGATAGACTCTGCCAAAAGAAAGTTCTCCTTGTTTTGGATGATGTGAATGATGTACGACAATTCCAGCATTTAAATGAAGTGCCTTTGATTGGTGCAGGAAGTGTTGTTGTTGTAACATCAAGAGACAAGCAAGTACTTAAGAATGTAGTTGATGAAATATACGAGGTTGGGGAATTAAACTCCCACGAAGCTCTTCAACTCTTTAGCTTGAATGCTTTTAAGGGAAACCACCCCCCAAAAGCTTATATGGAGTTGTCAATCACGGCAATAAATTATGCCAAAGGGAACCCATTAGCTCTTCGAGTTTTGGGTTCCTTCTTATTCAACAGAGAAAGACATTTTTGGGAATCTCAATTAAATGAGATCGAAAGCTTTCCCGAGCTGAACATTTGTGACTTGCTGAGAATAGGTTTTGATGCACTACGTGATAATAACACGAAGAGTATATTTCTCGACATTGCATGTTTCTTTAGAGGGCATCGAGTTGATTTTGTAAAGCGGATACTAGATGGCTGCGGTTTCAAAACAGATATTGGATTTAGTGTTCTCATTGACAGGTGTCTCATTAAAATTTCAGATGACAAGGTTGAAATGCATGATCTTTTGCAAGAAATGGCCCATGAAGTTGTTCGAAAAGAATCTGCTTACGAGCTACGAAAACAAAGCAGATTATGGAATCCAAAAGATGCATATCAAGTGTTGACCAATAATCTGGTAAGATTCATATGCCCGAAAGTTTTCCCTTTCCTATGCAATGCACTATGGTTGTACTAGTAAGTTTAAAATCTTACTTAAACTTTGCTTCTCCTTTACTGGTTTCAGGGAACTGGAAAAGTTGAAGGGATATTCTTGGATGTTTCAAAAATAAGAACTGAAAAAGTTGAAGGGATGTTCTTGGATGTTTCAGAAATAAGAGAAATAGAGTTGAGTTCTACAGCCTTCGCAAGGATGTATAATCTTAGACtgctaaaaatttataattctgcAGCTGGAGATAAATGCACAGTGCACCTTCCTAGTGGCCTCGAGTCTCTTTCTCATGAGTTGAGGTATCTCCATTGGGATGGATACCCTTTGACATCTTTGCCTTGCAATTTTCGTCCACAGAACCTTGTTGAACTTAACCTATCATCTAGCAAGGTCAAGCAACTGTGGAGAGGAGACCAGGTATTCTAAAATAACTCTATGCATGTATAGttctttctttgaaatttaGAGTGGTATGCATGTGTAATTTCTTTCTGTTGATTTCATTTTGCTTCAGAATCTCGGCAATTTAAAAGATGTCAACCTCAGCAATTGTGAGCACATAACTTTCCTGCCAGACCTTTCAAAGGCCAGAAACCTTGAGAGATTGAATCTTCAATTCTGTAAAAGTTTGGTTAAGTTTCCTTCATCTATTCAACATCTAGACAAGCTTGTTGATTTAGATTTGAGAGGCTGCAAAAGACTAATCAATCTTCCCAGTAGAATTAATTCAAGTTGTCTGGAGACTCTGAACCTTTCTGGTTGTGCAAATCTCAAGAAGTGCCCAGAGACTGCAGGGAAATtgacatatttaaatttaaatgagacTGCTGTTGAAGAGCTTCCCCAATCAATTGGGGAACTCAGTGGACTTGTTACGTTGAATTTGAAGAACTGCAAGCTCGTGTTGAATCTTCCAGAAAACATATATTTGTTGAAATCTCTTCTAATCGTCGACATCTCTGGCTGCTCATCTATCAGCAGGTTTCCTGACTTTTCATGGAATATTAGATACTTGTACTTGAATGGAACTGCAATAGAAGAACTGCCATCTTCAATTGGTGGTCTAAGGGAACTCATTTATTTAGATCTAGTTGGCTGCAACAGGCTAAAGAATCTGCCGAGTGCGGTTTCTAAGTTGGGATGCCTTGAAAAACTTGATCTTTCCGGTTGCTCTAGTATCACGGAGTTTCCAAAGGTTTCAAGAAATATAAGGGAGCTGTATTTAGATGGGACAGCAATAAGAGAGATTCCCTCTTCAATTGAATGTTTGTGTGAGCTTAATGAATTGCACCTGCGAAACTGCAAACAATTTGAGATTCTTCCAAGCAGCATCTGTAAGTTGAAAAAGCTGCGAAGGCTTAATCTCTCAGGTTGCCTCCAATTTAGGGATTTTCCGGAAGTTTTGGAGCCGATGGTATGTTTGAGATATCTCTATTTAGAACAGACACGCATAACAAAGTTGCCTTCACCGATTGGAAATCTGAAGGGACTTGCCTGTTTGGAAGTGGGAAACTGCAAATATCTAGAAGACATCCATTGTTTTGTTGGCTTGCAATTATCTAAAAGACATCGCGTGGATCTAGATTGTTTGCGTAAGCTAAATCTAGATGGTTGCAGTCTATCGGAAGTGCCGGACAGTCTTGGTCTTTTATCGTCACTGGAAGTGTTAGATCTAAGTGGAAACAATTTGAGGACTATACCTATAAGCATCAATAAACTCTTTGAGTTGCAATATCTAGGATTAAGGAATTGCAAGAGACTTCAATCATTACCGGAGCTTCCACCACGGCTATCAAAGTTGGATGTAGACAATTGCCAGAGTTTGAATTATCTAGTATCAAGGTCATCAACTGTAGTGGAGGGGAACatttttgaattcattttcaCTAATTGCTTGAGGTTGCCTGTGGTCAATCAAATCTTGGAGTACTCATTATTGAAATTTCAACTTTATACCAAAAGGTTATACCATCAGGTCTGTTTATCAAACCTCCGatttacatcttttttttttctctatttgccgCCTTTCATTTTTAAAAGATGCTATTTGAATTGTGTTAACAGCTGCCCGATGTTCCAGAAGGGGCATGTAGTTTCTGCCTCCCTGGAGATGTGACTCCGGAGTGGTTTAGCCATCAAAGTTGGGGATCTATAGCAACATTCCAGCTATCTTCACATTGGGTTAATAGTGAGTTCTTGGGTTTCTCTCTTTGCGCTGTCATTGCATTCCGTTCTATTAGCCATAGTTTGCAAGTTAAATGCACCTATCACTTTCGTAATGAGCACGGTGATAGCCATGATCGCTATTGCTATCTCTATGGTTGGTATGATGAGAAGCGCATGGACTCAGCACACATATTTGTGGGATTTGATCCCTGTTTGATGGCCAAAAAAGATTATATGTTTAGTGAATACAGTGAGGTCTCAGTTGAATTCCAACTAGAAGATATAAACGGAAATATCTTACCATTAGATCTTTGTCAAGTACACGAGTGTGGGGTCCGTCTACTGTATGAAGATGAGAAACATCGCTTTGATTTGATCATGCCAGGCTACTATCGTTTTTATCCTCTGGATCGTGATGGATTGGAAGCAATGTTCCAAGCCAAGAGAGCCAGGTTCCAAGGCATAAGATGGGAGGATTACTCTGTCATGTGTAGGACCTATGAATTCTTGGTGGACCATCAGGTCTGTTTCTCAAATCTCTGAtatacttttttctttccttcatctcattttaaaaagaTGCTATTTGAATTGTGTTAACAGGAGGAGCTCGATGTTCCAGCATGGGCATGTAGTTTCTGCCTCCCTGGAGATGTGACTCCGGAGTGGTTTAGCCATCAAAGTTGGGGATCTACAGTAACATTCCTGTTATCTTCACATTGGGCTAATAGCAAGTTCTTGGGTTTCTCTCTTTGTGTTGTCATTGCATTCCGTTCTGTCAGCCATAGTTTGCAAGTTAAATGCACGTATCACTTCCGCAATAAGCACGGTGATAGCCATGATCTCTATTGCTATCTCCATGGTTGGTATGATGAGAAGCGCATCCACTCAGCACACATATTCATAGGATTTGATCCCTGTTTGGTTGCCAAAGAAGATTATATGTTTAGTGAATACAGTGAGGTCTCAATTGAATTCCAAGTGGAAGATATGAACGGAAATCTTTTACCAATAGATCTTTGTCAAGTACACGAGTGTGGGGTCCGAGTACTGTATGAAGATGAGAAACATCGCTTTGATTTGATCATGTCAGGCTACTTTCGGATTTATCCTCTGGATCGTGATGGATTGGAAGCAATGTTCCAAGCTAAGAGAGCAAGGTTCCAAGGCATGAGATGGGAGGATTATTCTGTCATGCGTAGGACCTATGAATTCTTGGCGGACCATCAGGTCTGTTTCTCAAACCCctcatatatatacttttttctttccttcgtctcattttaaaaagatactatTTGAATTGTGTTTACAGGAGGAGCCCGATGTTCCAACAGGGGCATGTAGTTTCTGCCTCCCTGGAGATGTGACTCCGGAGTGGTTTAGCCATCAAAGTTGGGGATCTACAGTAACATTTCAGATATCTTCACATTGGGCTAATAGCAAGTTCTTGGGTTTCTCTCTTTGTGCTGTCATTGCATTCTGTTTTGTCAGCCATAGGTTGCAAGTTAAATGCACATATCGCTTCCGCAATAAGCACGGTGATAGCCATGATCTCTATTGCTATCTCCATGGTTGGTATGATGAGAAGCGCATCGACTCAGCACACATATTCGTGGGATTTGATCCATGTTTGGTTTCCAAGGAAGATTATATGTTTAGTGAATACAATGAGGTCTCAGTTGAATTCCAACCGGAAGATATGAACGGAAATCTCTTGCCATTAGAGCTTTGTCAAGTACATGAGTGTGGGGTCCGTGTATTGTATGAAGGTGAGAAACATCGCTTTGATTTGATCATACCGGGCTACTTTCGTTTTTATCCTCTGGATCGTAATGGATTGGAAGCAATGTTCCAAGCCAAGAGAGCAAGGTTCCAAGGCATGAGATGGGAGGATTATTCTGTCATGTGTAGGACCTATAAATTCTTGGCGGACTGTCAGGTCTGTTTCTCAGACCTCTGAtatacttttttctttccttcatctcattttaaaaagaTGTTATTTGAATTGTGTTGACAGGAGGAGCCTGATGTTCTAGCAAGGGCATGTAGTTTCTGCCTCCCTGGAGATGTGACTCCGGAGTGGTTTAGCCATCAAAGTTGGGGATCTACAGTAACATTCCAGATATCTTCAGATTGGGCTAACAGCGAGTTCTTGGGTTTCTCTCTTTGTGCTGTCATTGCATTCTGTTCTGTTAGCCATAGATTGCAAGTTAAATGCGCGTATCACTTCCGCAATAAGCACGGTGATAGCCATGATCTCTATTGCTATCTCCATGGTTGGTATGATGAAAGGCGCATCGACTCGAATCATATATTTGTGGGATTTGATCCCTGTTTGGTTGCCAAAGAAAAGAATATGTTTAGTAAATACAGTGAGGTCTCAATTAAATTCTACCTGGTAGATATGAACGACAATCTCTTACCATTAGATTGTTGTCAAGTGGTTGAGTGTGGGGTCCGTGTACTGCATGCCCACGATGGATTGGAAGCAATGTTCCAAGCCAAGATAGCAAGGATGCTAGACATGAGACGGGAGGATTATTTTGGCTATTGTATATTATGGTAGACATGATTTGCTTTGTTTTGGGTTCCTAGCTAGATATGAGATGGGAGGATTATTTTGGCTATTGTTTTTCCCCGGAGAAAAAGTGAAGGCCTAATTAATATGAATGGTACTTGGGTTTCACGgtagaaataatttaataattattttgacaaGGATATAGTGGTGCGAATTGCTGTCGAGTCCAAGAAAATTTTAAGATGAGAATTGggttattcttttatttatttttatcagcgACGGTGTTCATTTCATGTACCAATCTAAGATTAATGTATTCTTCTTTCCCTTTTgcataatttgacaaaattcaaactttaatatattattgttgttgttactaCAATTAGTTAAAATTTAGTGAATTGACAAAGGTTAATTAAGTCATTTGCTAATGAAATATACCTTCttttctcatattatttttttgcatcctatgtacttaatattttttaaaaaattaaataataaattcaaaaagatatgaaattaataaaataagattatgttatttatagatttaaaattatagagattaaataattatattttaatatgacaACTATCAAGAAAGAATGAACTGTCATCATGTGCCAACTCATATAACAGAAGATTTCAACTAATGACAGCTGATATGCCAAGATTACTGCAAGCGTTTTTGTATATAAATCAGATTGTGCTTGTTATgttttatggtatcagagcagagCCGATCTCTAACAAATATCTTTCCTAATCCTCGACCATGTCTTCTTCCGCATCCTCTGACCCAATCATCACCATTAATGCCGCTATTACCAAGATTCACGAAGAACTCTTGCACTGTTTACCTGTTAGTGCTATTATTGGACTGATCTTTTGGCGGGAAATGTTCTTTATGTTAGATAATGAAAGCAACCTTTGGAGCTTACCTCTGGATTTAAAagtagagaaaaagaaatagaagaacAAAGAGATTTTCTTAATTGCTTACCTCTGAAAGCAAACGAAAGCTAACATAATCTTTATCTCTGATGCTTAAACTAGGCTTTTGAAGTTTCAATGCCTCGCTGAGACAATCCCAAGATTGGTAAAGagattttctccttttctcttaattttgagtttgaatcttgaagttATCATCAACAAGATTAATCACTCTTTTAAATACACGGTGTAAAGAGaatgtatttttaagatcaTAGTAAATGATATGTTCTCTTCATAGAAACATAAACTGTTTggaacatatttgttttttgtattttaaaaatgtttttgaaaaaattatttattttttatttttttagtatttttagatcgttttgatatactaatgtaGATTGTTGAGAATTGGatcttataattgtttttttctatgagattatttcaGTCCCCCAACATAGTTTGTGGATTTGATATGCTAACTCGGgctgttttttttagtttcttttaaattttttacttcaaatacACCATTAAGCATTGAGTTATGGAATTGaccttcatgatttgtttttgacaaataattttttttgtccataTCATCatgatcattttaaaaaaaacacttatttattattattattttttatcatataattaaataaaattaatttattggacTACATGACTTTagccatgtattttttataattctttaaaaCAAGCTGACAacactcaattatttttttatgttgaaaaaaattcagaattcaaCCCACCCACAAGCCACATCTAGTACAATACTAACAAACAACAGTGACAAGTATATTAATAAAGAACAACAAGGATACCCATGAATTATCAACTAATGTAGATTGAAGAATGCTTTAACATTATAGCTACaaccataaaatattattctaatagtgttttatgtttttttttcttttcgcttttcgttttttttttttacttttttttttaattttaatttcaccgTTTAagaacctaattttttttcaagttttattttttaatattaaattgtttcaGAAATTATggttcgtatttttttttatactggaTTATATACTAgtctcatgaatttaatttttttctcaatttcaacctttaatattatatttattgggagctggattttataattttttaaaaatatattaaaataatatttttaatttaataaattttatttttaatattataacatcaaaataataataaaataatttttaaaaataaaataatttaaatgtagattttttaaaatataataaaaaaatattttaatatatttataaataaaaaatattaaaaaaacagaacactTGCATCTTTGTCGAGgaacataaaattttttttaaaaataatccacCAATAACTGAATTTTCCCTTCCCTTACcaaataattttcctttttattttctcactttccaaacaaagaaaagaaaagaaaaattcagaGGTGAGTTCCAATCATTGGATAACTCTGCACCTTCAATCCAACAGATAAAGATTATATGATTTTGGTCTACAATAACACTTTCACTATACAAGATGATATTTATCCTACTTTATTGTCTTAGatcattaatttgattaactatTAACTATcaattttgttctgttttgtttgAGATAACCGGTATATCtcgtttcaatttaaaaaaaaaaaacaaactagaatAGATTTTATCTCGCTAAGAATCTCGGTTTCATCCACAAATTCCATCCAAATTTTGAAtggaacgttccggtttcattctaGCCGTTCCATTCCggcaaaataatgtttttttttttaaatattatttagttttacGGTATTAATCATATTTCTTAATTCGACTGTTGGATTAGGTTAACATTTTACGAGGAGTCTCTTGACATTATGATATCTCAAGTTAAACTTTTAGAGTAATCGGAGTTAGGAAAGGCCCTGAGAGACTGTCGatgatattttcataattttgttttgagaggttatttttttgtgttctttttttaagattttttttcaattttattattcaacaataGGTTTATTGATAatcgagttttataatttgttttatttgaggttATTATGGTCTCAAGACCCGGGTCACGGCTTTGaaaggttaacccaagttgacccgGGTCGATCCAATACgttattgtctcaatattttttaaaaaaatatatgttttcttgatttttttattcaaactatattttcaCCGGTCATTCAGGTTGTTTTTGGGCTCATTGAGTCGATTGAGTCATTTCAGTTTAACTCTTATTGTTTTCCttgtgtttgaaatttgaattgcattatttcaagttagtttatctttagatttaaattaaatttctttttatt
Coding sequences within:
- the LOC18108430 gene encoding disease resistance-like protein DSC1 gives rise to the protein MASSSAVAHKWKYDVFLSFRGKDTRNNFTSHLYDALCRKKIKTFIDDRLERGGEITPALLKTIEESRISVVIFSKNYASSPWCVDELVKILECKETYGQIVLPVFYHVNPSDVDEQTGSFGNAFAELEKNFKGKMDKVPRWRADLTNAASISGWDSQVTSPESKLVTDVVQTIWKRLNRASPSKLRGLVGADSRIEQINKLLSIVPSDVRTIGIWGMGGIGKTTIAGAFYDSFSSQYEGHHFLPNIRQESEKGRLNDLRDELLSKLLEEENLRVGTPHIPTFIRDRLCQKKVLLVLDDVNDVRQFQHLNEVPLIGAGSVVVVTSRDKQVLKNVVDEIYEVGELNSHEALQLFSLNAFKGNHPPKAYMELSITAINYAKGNPLALRVLGSFLFNRERHFWESQLNEIESFPELNICDLLRIGFDALRDNNTKSIFLDIACFFRGHRVDFVKRILDGCGFKTDIGFSVLIDRCLIKISDDKVEMHDLLQEMAHEVVRKESAYELRKQSRLWNPKDAYQVLTNNLGTGKVEGIFLDVSKIRTEKVEGMFLDVSEIREIELSSTAFARMYNLRLLKIYNSAAGDKCTVHLPSGLESLSHELRYLHWDGYPLTSLPCNFRPQNLVELNLSSSKVKQLWRGDQNLGNLKDVNLSNCEHITFLPDLSKARNLERLNLQFCKSLVKFPSSIQHLDKLVDLDLRGCKRLINLPSRINSSCLETLNLSGCANLKKCPETAGKLTYLNLNETAVEELPQSIGELSGLVTLNLKNCKLVLNLPENIYLLKSLLIVDISGCSSISRFPDFSWNIRYLYLNGTAIEELPSSIGGLRELIYLDLVGCNRLKNLPSAVSKLGCLEKLDLSGCSSITEFPKVSRNIRELYLDGTAIREIPSSIECLCELNELHLRNCKQFEILPSSICKLKKLRRLNLSGCLQFRDFPEVLEPMVCLRYLYLEQTRITKLPSPIGNLKGLACLEVGNCKYLEDIHCFVGLQLSKRHRVDLDCLRKLNLDGCSLSEVPDSLGLLSSLEVLDLSGNNLRTIPISINKLFELQYLGLRNCKRLQSLPELPPRLSKLDVDNCQSLNYLVSRSSTVVEGNIFEFIFTNCLRLPVVNQILEYSLLKFQLYTKRLYHQLPDVPEGACSFCLPGDVTPEWFSHQSWGSIATFQLSSHWVNSEFLGFSLCAVIAFRSISHSLQVKCTYHFRNEHGDSHDRYCYLYGWYDEKRMDSAHIFVGFDPCLMAKKDYMFSEYSEVSVEFQLEDINGNILPLDLCQVHECGVRLLYEDEKHRFDLIMPGYYRFYPLDRDGLEAMFQAKRARFQGIRWEDYSVMCRTYEFLVDHQEELDVPAWACSFCLPGDVTPEWFSHQSWGSTVTFLLSSHWANSKFLGFSLCVVIAFRSVSHSLQVKCTYHFRNKHGDSHDLYCYLHGWYDEKRIHSAHIFIGFDPCLVAKEDYMFSEYSEVSIEFQVEDMNGNLLPIDLCQVHECGVRVLYEDEKHRFDLIMSGYFRIYPLDRDGLEAMFQAKRARFQGMRWEDYSVMRRTYEFLADHQEEPDVPTGACSFCLPGDVTPEWFSHQSWGSTVTFQISSHWANSKFLGFSLCAVIAFCFVSHRLQVKCTYRFRNKHGDSHDLYCYLHGWYDEKRIDSAHIFVGFDPCLVSKEDYMFSEYNEVSVEFQPEDMNGNLLPLELCQVHECGVRVLYEGEKHRFDLIIPGYFRFYPLDRNGLEAMFQAKRARFQGMRWEDYSVMCRTYKFLADCQEEPDVLARACSFCLPGDVTPEWFSHQSWGSTVTFQISSDWANSEFLGFSLCAVIAFCSVSHRLQVKCAYHFRNKHGDSHDLYCYLHGWYDERRIDSNHIFVGFDPCLVAKEKNMFSKYSEVSIKFYLVDMNDNLLPLDCCQVVECGVRVLHAHDGLEAMFQAKIARMLDMRREDYFGYCILW